TGGTCTGGCCGGCGAGCCGCTGGATATCCTGATCAACGGTTACCTGATTGCCCAGGGTGAAGTGGTGGTGGTCGCAGATAAATACGGCGTACGTATCACCGACATTATTACCCCATCTGAACGTATGCGCCGTCTGAGCCGTTAATCATGAATACCCAGGCGACAGTTTCTCAGCCAGCCGCCGTACCCGGCTCACCGCTGGTGCAGGTCAGCGGCGCACTGCTCGGGATCATCGTGTTAATCCTGGCGGCTGCCTGGGTCATTAAACGTCTGGGATTTGCGCCCAAAAGCGCCGGTACGCGCGGACTGAAAGTTGCGGCGAGTACCTCTCTGGGTCCACGCGAGCGCGTGGTAATAGTCGAGGTTGAAGACGCGCGCCTGGTGCTGGGCGTCACGGCCTCGCAAATTAACGTACTGCACACCCTGCCCCCGGCACCGGCCGAGGCAGAAGAAAAACCGGCCTCCCCCGCGGATTTCCAGGCCATGATGAAGAGTTTGCTCAAGCGTCCTGGGAGATCCTGATGCGCCGTTTGTTATCCATCACGCTGGCAGGCTTATGGCTTTTCAGCCCCGTTGCCCTCGCTCAGCTTCCGGGTCTGGTGAGCCAGCCGCTGCCAGGCGGCGGACAAAGCTGGTCTTTGCCAGTACAAACGCTGGTGTTTATCACCTCGCTGACGTTTCTGCCCGCCATTTTATTGATGATGACCAGTTTCACCCGCATCATCATCGTTTTCGGCCTGCTACGAAATGCGCTGGGAACACCTTCTGCACCGCCGAACCAGGTGCTACTTGGCCTGGCGTTATTTTTGACCTTTTTCATCATGTCGCCAGTGATCGACAAAATTTACGTCGACGCGTATCAACCGTTCAGCGAAGAGAAAATCTCCATGCAGGAAGCCATGGAGAAAGGCGCACAGCCGCTGCGTGAGTTTATGCTGCGCCAAACCCGTGAAGCGGACCTGGCTCTGTTCGCCCGTCTGGCAAACAGCGGCCCACTGCAAGGACCAGAAGCCGTACCGATGCGAATTTTGCTTCCGGCCTATGTCACCAGCGAGCTGAAAACGGCATTCCAGATAGGTTTTACTATTTTCATTCCGTTTCTGATTATCGACCTGGTGATCGCCAGCGTGCTGATGGCACTCGGGATGATGATGGTCCCCCCGGCCACGATCGCCCTGCCGTTCAAGCTGATGCTGTTTGTGCTGGTTGACGGTTGGCAGTTGCTTGTCGGCTCGCTGGCACAAAGCTTTTACAGTTAGAGGCGCGAAATGACTCCTGAATCGGTCATGATGATGGGTACAGAGGCGATGAAAGTCGCCCTGGCCCTTGCCGCGCCTTTGCTGTTGGTCGCCCTCGTCACAGGTCTTATTATCAGTATTTTGCAGGCGGCAACCCAGATTAACGAAATGACGCTGTCCTTCATTCCTAAAATTGTCGCGGTGTTTATTGCCATCATTGTTGCCGGCCCGTGGATGCTTAACCTGCTGCTCGACTACGTGCGTACGCTGTTCAGCAATATCCCCTATATCATCGGGTAGATAACATTATGCTGCAGGTGACCAGCGTCGAGTGGCTCCACTGGCTGAATCTTTACTTCTGGCCTTTGCTGCGCATACTGGCGCTCATCTCGACGGCCCCTATTCTCAGCGAGCGTGCCATTCCCAAACGGGTAAAACTGGGGCTGGGATTAATGATAACCGTCGTTATTGCCCCGTCGATTCCTCCCGTTGACGTTCCCATTTTTTCTATCGGCGCGCTATGGCAGGCAATGCAACAAATCCTGATCGGCATCGCCTTAGGTTTCACGATGCAGTTTGCGTTTGCGGCAGTGCGTACCGCCGGGGAATTAATCGGCCTGCAAATGGGTCTCTCCTTCGCAACCTTCTTCGACCCCGGTAGCCGTCTGAACATGCCGGTGCTGGCACGACTGATCGACATGCTCGCCATGCTGTTGTTCCTGACCTTTAACGGCCATTTATGGCTGATTTCACTGTTGGTGGATACCTTTCATACCTTGCCAATCGGCGGCAATCCGGTGAACAGCAACGCGTTTCTCGCACTGGCGCGGGCGGGTAGCCTGATCTTCCTCAACGGACTAATGCTGGCCTTGCCGATCATGACGCTGCTACTCACGCTGAACCTCGCACTCGGCTTGTTGAATCGCATGGCGCCCCAGCTGTCAATTTTCGTCATCGGCTTTCCACTTACCCTCGCCGTGGGTATTTCATTAATGGCGGCCCTAATGCCATTAATAGCCCCATTCTGCGAGCGATTATTCAGCGAAATTTTTAATTTGTTGGCAGATATCGTCAGTGAAATGCCGGGAAAATAATAACCCTTAATTTTTATCCTGTTTTACTAAGGATTGTCCTAAATTTAAAAAGCGACAACATCCACCAGGATATCTCTGTCGCGGTTTATTTGTTTTTGCCTCACTCACAGAACGCAACATTTACTTTACTTTAAGATGTTTCCTGGCAAATTATACGCAACTTTACGGGATAGTAAATTCGCCTGAAAAACAGCGAAAGCGTCATCTTGGGTCGTTATTATTCCGTTTAGTTGTGATGAAATAATCAGGTAAGGGGAATTATCGTTACGCATTGAGTGAGGGTATGCCATGTCAACGATTATTATGGATTTATGCAGTTACACCCGGCTAGGGTTGACCGGATATCTGGTAAGTCGGGGGGTGAAAAAAAGGGAAATCAACAACATTTCCAGCGTTGATGAACTCAGTCTCGCCTGTGTCTCTCAACAACCCGCTGTGGTGTTTATTAATGAGGACTGCTTTATCCACGATCCTGCTAATAGCCAGCAAATAAAGCAAATTATTAATCAGCATCCCGGCACATTATTTATTGTGTTTATGGCAATTGCCAATGTACATTTTGATGAATATCTATTAGTAAGAAAAAATTTATTGATTAGTTCTAAGTCGATTAAACCTGATTCACTGGATGAACTTCTTGGCGATATTCTGAAAAAGGAAGTTGATATTGTCATTGATGTGAATCTGCCAACCTTGTCATTAAGTCGTACCGAGTCCAGCATGCTGCGCATGTGGATGGAGGGTCAGGGAACAATACAGATATCCGACCAAATGAATATCAAGGCCAAGACCGTGTCATCCCATAAGGGGAATATAAAACGAAAGATAAAGACGCATAATAAGCAAGTGATATATCACGTTGTTCGACTCACAGATAATGTTACCAATGGGATCTTTGTGAATATGCGCTAAGACATTCTGACTGGTGGCGAAACCACCAGTCAGAATCACTGCAAAACTGTCCTACTCCACTTTCTCCACAAAGATACCATCCTGATGACCTGATTCATTGAAGAACCAGATACCGAGCGGGTAGTCTTCCAGCGAAACCAGGTACATGGTGCCTTCACTAAACTCTTCGATAGCCAGTACCACGCCCGGTCGACGAGGACCGCCGTCCGTTTTGACTGTAACCCGATCATTCACCTTCATCGTTTTCCTCCTGTGGCTTTGTGCCAGTGTAGAACAATTTCCTTTTTCTGGCAGCGCCCGGCACGTGCGATTGCGGGTTTTATCGACGGTCTATACTTAAGTGGTGCGTATCTGATATCTGGATGCGCTCCCCCGGTATCCTTAACGGTTGAGAGGTATGAGGATGAAAACCGCGAAAGAGTACAGCGATACGGCCAAACGTGAAGTCAGCGTCGATGTGGACGCGCTGCTGAAGGCAATCAACGAAATCTGCGAGAGTGAAATTCATCGCAGCCAGGATGACCCGGAACGCGTCAGCGTCGACGGACGTGATTACCATACATGGCATGAACTGGCCGACGCGTTCGAGCTTGATATCCATGATTTCAGCGTGTCGGAGATCAATCGCTGACTGAGGGCGAAAAAAATCCCGGCCCTTATCGGGTCGGGATCAAGCTTGCTTATGCAAGAAGCACTTGAAAATTCGTTACACCAGGAAATCTGATGTGAAACAAACCTTATCTGCAATTTTTTTGCGTGACAAGTAAATAATTCTCACCAAAATGATAAATATAACTAATGGTTGAGAGAGCGCCCGGTTACGCGCAAGCCAGATGTTCAGGTATCCTTGCAGAGCGATCTGCGCTCGCCCGGCACCAGTTCATCCTCACGAAATGCTTCCCGTTTGACGCCAAAGCCGTCGTACCAGCGACACTCCACCATTCCACTGGCATACCCGGTAACGATCATGCGTGGGCCACCCTCTTTGGAGGTGACTTCCTCACTGACAGAAAAGACCATACCTGCCTCCTGTATCAAGAGAAACCTTTTCACCTTAGACGACAAAGAGGCGTTTTGCGTAATCAACCTTGCGACAATTAGTGCGAAACTCCGCGCAGTCTGGCGACCGCTTTCACCAACAGCACCACAATCCCACCAATAATAAAACCGAGCACCAGATTCAACAGGGTCGGAAGCATTAGCGCAATCAATGCACTTTGCTGTTGGGAAAAATGTTCAATCGCATGATGCAGCGGTGATATTCCGTGTACTACGATGCCGCCACCGACCAAAAACATCGCCAGCGTGCCGACCACAGAAAGTGTTTTCATCAGCCAGGGGGCAACCACCAGCAATCCTTTCCCCAACGACTGGGCAAGCGCGCTGCGTTTTTCTGCCAGCCAGTACCCGATATCATCAAGCTTTACGATAATCCCGACCAGGCCGTAAACCCCCACGGTCACCACTAACGCGATGCCAGACAACACCAGCACCTGATTCAACAGTGGCGCATCCGCTACGATACCCAGCGTAATCGCGACAATCTCGGCAGATAAAATAAAGTCGGTACGTACAGCCCCTTTGATTTTATCTTTCTCAAAGGTGAGCGGATCCTGCGCCGCCAAAGATGTCAGACGCTGCTGACGCTCTTCCGGCGTTTCTTTGTGCTTACGCGCTTGCAGGGTATGGAGAACTTTCTCCACGCCTTCAAAACAGAGAAACGCCCCGCCTACCATTAATAAGGGGGTGATCGCCCAGGGAATGAAGGCGCTTATCAATAGCGCCAACGGCACCAGGATAACTTTGTTAACAAACGATCCTTTCGCCACGCTCCAGACTACCGGCAGTTCGCGGTTTGCCCGTACGCCCGACACCTGCTGCGCGTTGAGCGACAGGTCATCTCCCAGTACACCCGCGGTTTTTTTCGCGGCCAGTTTTCCCATGACGGAGATATCATCCAGCAACGTGGCGATATCATCGAGTAAGGTCAATAAGCTACTTCCTGCCAAAATTTTTACCCTCAATATTATTTTTTTGCAGTCATAAGTATGAAGTAAAACACGCAATGCTGAAACTGACCTTTCTGGTCAACAAATTTTTAACATCGGCAGGTAATTATAAATCTCGCCAGTACGATAGTTTTGACGTTTACTATGTTGCACCTTTTTATTTCCACCGTGAGGGATTATGCGTTTCAGGCAATTGCTACCGCTTTTCAGTGCGCTTTTCGCGCTGTACATCATTTGGGGTTCCACGTACTTCGTTATTCGCATTGGCGTTGAAAGCTGGCCGCCATTGATGATGGCTGGCGTTCGTTTTCTCTCTGCTGGAATTTTGTTAACCGCATTCTTACTTATTCGCGGACATAAGCTGCCGCCTCTGCACCAGCTCCTGAACGCCGCGTTAATTGGTATCCTGCTGCTGGCTGTCGGTAACGGACTGGTGACCGTCGCAGAACATCAAAACGTGCCTTCCGGTATTGCCGCCGTAGTGGTCGCCACCGTGCCGCTGTTTACGCTGTGCTTTAGCCACTTTTTTGGCATTAAAACGCGCAAGCTGGAGTGGATGGGGATCGCAATTGGACTCGCGGGGATCATCATGCTGAACAGCGGCGGGAATTTGAGCGGTAACCCGTGGGGCGCTGTTTTGATCCTGATTGGTTCAATGAGCTGGGCGTTTGGCTCGGTGTACGGTTCACGCATAACGTTACCCGTTGGCATGATGGCCGGAGCCATCGAAATGTTAGCCGCCGGTATTGTGCTGATGTGCGCCTCGCTGCTTTCCGGAGAGAAGTTGACCACTATGCCAACTTTTTCGGGCTTTATGGCGGTCGCCTATCTGGCGCTATTTGGTTCTATTATTGCCATTAACGCGTATATGTATCTGATCCGCAACGTCAGTCCGGCATTAGCCACCAGCTATGCCTACGTGAACCCGGTTGTCGCCGTACTGTTAGGCACCGGTCTGGGAGGAGAAAGCCTGGCCCTCATCGAATGGCTGGCGCTTGGCGTGATCGTGTTTGCGGTGGTACTGGTCACACTTGGTAAGTACCTGTTCCCCGTTAAAGCGGACGCCGTTGTGGCCTCATCGGAAAAGACGTTACAGTAAATGAATACCGAGAGTGTCGATCTGCGCGCTGGCACCACCGCCGCAGATCCACTCAATGACGCGTTCGGATAACGCGTCATCCCCCAGCTTTTCACGTCCGCGTAAGGCGCACTCCCAGACAATCAGTACGCGCCAACCCAGTGTCTGCAACTTTTCACAATCCCGCGCATCACGCTGAACATTTTTCCCTATTTTTTCCAGCCAGAACGCCGTTCGTGTGGCGGGAACTTTAAACAAATAGCAGTGGTGATGATGCCAGAAACAGCCGTGGGTAAAGATTACACAACGATAATCATCCACCACAAAATCGGGGCGACCGGGTAACGCCGCATCCTGCACACGAAACGTTACCCCCTGCTCTGTCAGCAAGCTGGCGAGGCGTTTTTCAATGGCAGTATCGCGGGTGGCTATCGCCCGCATATTTTTACTGCGCGTTGCCTTATCGTGAACGTCTGCCATGCAGGTTCTCTTTCTCGCGAATAGCAACCGCCTGTTTGATTTTTGGCTCCAGCAGCCTGGCGACCGCCGCAAATGCCGGGACGACCACGGAATTACCAAACTGGCGATAAGCCTGCGTGTCCGACACCGGGATCCTGAACTGATAGCCCTGGGGGGATTCAAATCCCATCAGCCGTGCGCACTCTCTGGGCGTCAGCCTGCGCGGTCGATGCCGCTGATTGTGCGGATCGTCGAAATCCTTTTCACCCAACGCCATGTCCCAGCCGCGGTCAATAAGGATCTCGGCACCGTCTTTATAATAACGTGCAGATAATGTGCGCGTTACGCAATCGGGATTGTCGGGATACACCATGCCATAGCCAAATCCATTCCCCCGCGCCTGATGCTTCTTCGCATAGCGATACAGATATTTCCACAGCACCGGCGTCAGCACATATTTTGCCTCGACGGTCGGCTCAAGCAGCTCCGCCAGCGTAGTGCGCCGCTGAGGATAGCGGGAGACGATATCGCGCAGCGTGAAGTCTGATTTCAGATTCAGATCGCGGCGAAAGCCGACGAGCACAATACGTTCGCGATGCTGAGGCAAGAAATGTTGCCCATCGATAATTTTCGGATCGTCCGGCCCGTTATCGTCTGCATCCGCCACGTCATACCCCAGCTCATCCAGCGTTTGCATAATGATACGGAAGGTTTTTCCCTGATCGTGACTCTTCAGGTTTTTGACGTTTTCAAGCACAAAGATTGCTGGCCGACGCGCATCAATAATGCGCACCACGTCAAAAAACAGTGTGCCTTGCGTGTCGCAGGCGAAGCCATGAGCCCGCCCTAACGCGTTTTTCTTTGATACGCCGGCCAGTGAGAATGGCTGACAAGGAAACCCCGCCAACAGAACATCATGCTCAGGAACATGCTGGCGAATATGTTCTGCCGCCTGCTGGTCGCTCACCCCATCATGATGACTAAGCGTGATATCACGAATATCGTCATTAAATTGATGCTGGTGAGGATCGCAGTAGTGATTCGCTTTGTAGGTGCGCACCGCATGCTTGTTCCACTCGCTGGTAAACACGCACTGCCCGCCAATCGCCTCAAAGCCGCGACGAATACCGCCAATACCGGCAAAAAGATCGATAAAGCGAAAAGCATAGTGTGGATGATGCGCAGGCGGCGTCGGCAGCAAGGAATTCAGATGTGCCAACTCACCGTCGCTTAGGCGATGCCACGTCTCATTAGCGACAACTCGCTTAAAGATGGCCGGACTCCAGCGGTTCTCGCCAACGCCATTCAGATGAGCAACCAGCGTTTTCACGTCATAAATTTCAAGCAACTTAGCCAAAATTACCTGTGCGGAGGCTTCGTTATCATCTGTCATCGGGTTCATGGAGCCTGCTACTGAAAAATTATCCTGCATACATTTAACCGGCCGAAATGGATAACCGACAGATTAACATAAAATGACGCGGTTGACGTTGCGGTAGTCATGACGTCTAAAGCGCTTTAAAAGGTTGAATTGCGTCAAGATCCAGCATTTCATATTCTCCTTTTAGCTCCGCACTCAGTTTGGCCATGTACGTCAGCAAGAAGTCAGCATTATGCTGTGCCAAGTGTCGCCCTTGCTCGGTTTGCATAGTCAGCGGCAACGTCAACAGTTTGGTCTGGAAGTGATCGAGCGCGTACTGTTTATCGTCGAGACTACGCCGCCGCGCGAAGGGATCTTCCGCATCAAATAGCCCCACGCCTAACGCTCCAGACACGGCAAATACGCGCGCTAATCCGATAGCCCCCAGCGCCTCAAGCCGGTCAGCATCCTGCACAATTTTGGCCTCAAGGGTTTCTGGTACGATTTTGGCGCTGAAACTGTGCGCCTCAATGGCATGGCACACGGCAGGTATCCGTTGATGCGGAAAATCAGGGAAATCGTGCATCAAAACGCGACGCGTTTCCTGGGCTGCCAGTACTGATGAACGATGACGGTCAGGGTGGTTCTTCGGCAAGCTAACGAGGTCATGGAAATAGCAAGCAGTCAGAACGACCAACCAGTCAACGGCCGCATCCGTGCTCAACTTTTGCGACGTCATCCACACACGACGAAAGTGAAAGATGTCATGGGCAGCGTCGTGCCCAGAATGATTTTCACGTAACCAGGCTTCAAATTTCGACTGCCAGTACTGTAGTTCCATGTGATCTCACATTGTAGAAAGAAAACCAAACTTACAACAATTCTCATATTAGACTACCCCCGCCCCGATTCATCATCAATATTTATTATTTTATTAAAAACATAATTTGAGAAAAGTTATATCACCCCACCTTTACACTCTAATAAAAATCTCAAATATGATAACAATACAAATAACCAGAATTAATAAAATACATACTTTATATTAATTAATAAAAATTATAAGTCATTGATACATAAATATAGACATTGTAAATATCAACACAAAAACTATATTATTCAAATTATACAAAGCTGACACAGAAACAAATTGAAATATTTTAAATACATTTGTTACATGTTATATTTTAAATTAAATGAACTTCATAGATAGTATCCAAATGTAGTCTTTTGGATAGTACTACATATTCATATTAATTATTATCAAAAGGGAATACATAATGAAAAGAAAAGTACTGGCACTGCTTCTCCCTGCTTTATTAGCTGCAGGCGCAGCGAATGCGGCTGAAATTTATAATAAGAACGGCAATAAACTGGATCTGTACGGTAAAGTCGACGGGCTGCGTTATTTCTCTGACGACGCAGGCAGCGACGGCGACATGACCTATGCGCGTCTGGGCTTTAAGGGCGAAACGCAGATCAACGATATGCTGACGGGCTATGGTCAGTGGGAATATAACATTCAGGCCAACGGCACCGAAGGTGATAAAGGCGATTCCTGGACTCGTCTGGCTTTCGCTGGCTTAGGATTTGGTGAGAACGGCACCTTCGATTACGGTCGTAACTATGGCGTTGTCTATGACGTAGAAGCCTGGACCGACATGCTGCCAGAATTTGGTGGCGATACTTACACCCAGACCGACGTATATATGACCGGCCGTGCTAACGGCGTAGCCACCTATCGCAATAAAGGCTTCTTTGGCCAGGTTGATGGCCTGAACTTCGCCCTGCAGTATCAGGGTAATAATGAAGGTGAAGGTAAATGGAGTGGTCAGGAAGGTTCTGGTAACAGTGAGAGCCGTAAACTGGCGAAAGAAAACGGCGACGGCTTCGGTATGTCTACCTCCTATGACTTCGACTTCGGTTTAAGCCTGGGTGCTGCGTACTCCGCATCTGACCGTACCGACGATCAGGTTGCTCGTGGTTATCAGGATGGTATGAACAAACGCAACAACTATGCTGGTGGTGAAACAGCTGAAGCCTGGACCGTTGGCGCGAAATATGATGCCTACAACGTTTATCTGGCAGCTATGTATTCCGAAACCCGCAATATGACCTATTACGGCGGCGGCAACGGCGAAGGTAATGGCGGTATCGCTAACAAAACGCAAAACTTTGAAGCCGTTGCTCAATATCAGTTCGACTTCGGCCTGCGTCCATCCATCGCTTACCTGCAGTCTAAAGGCAGCGATTTAGGTGGTCAGGAAGTTAGTCGTGGTAACTGGCGTTATGTTGACAAAGATCTGGTCAAATACGTTGATGTGGGCATGACTTACTACTTCAACAAAAATATGTCTACCTACGTTGATTATAAAATCAACCTGTTGGATGAAGACGACAGCTTCTATGAAAGCAATGGTATCGCAACTGACGACATCGTTGCCGTTGGTTTAGTCTACCAGTTCTAATTGAAATACAAACAGCAAGCCCGCTTCATATGAAGCGGGCTTTTTTGCGGCCCTAAAGTGGAATAGTAGCTTTGAGGTATAGCTGGGATCCTTCAGGCCGGTTGCGCACATCCCTTTCTTTCTGCCATTTCAGCGTCAGGAGCCAGCCCCTGTCGTTGGCATAACGAACAGAAGGACCGATAGAAAAGGCCTGTGCTTTTGCTGAAGCTGAGTTTGGTCCATCATCATTGGTTGTCTGCATGAATGCGTAACCACCAATACCAACCACCCAACCATTTCCCACTGCCCATCCTACTGCATAATCGGCATGAAAAGCCTGGCCTGACCGCGTATTAGTCTCCTCATTGCGGAAATTAAAGTCATACATCATTTTTATATCCGCATTTACGCCTTTTTGCGGGATATAGCTAATTGCCCATACCGGTTGCACAGCCCAATAGTTTCGCCCCAGACTTGAAGGGTCATATTGGTCGTAATCACCTGTTGGCGCAAACACATCCACGCCCAAGACAAAGTGAAGATCGCGGGAAGGATGGAAACCCAATGCTGAACCCAGCGTGATATCTCCAAGCCCCTGGCTGGTATATTTCCGCCCATACGATTTAGCCGTGACATCAAGCAGCGGAAGGATAGAATGAAACGCCAACTGTCCCCCCAGAAGATGCTGCTCCGTGACCCAAATAATGCGTGGTGCCAGGATATTGACGTTCATACTAAAGCCCGGCCCTGAAATATCATGTCCTTTGTTGTCGCGTACGTGGTCATATCGCGCGTTGCCTCCGTACAGCAGAACATGTAAACCTTCGGCGGGAAGAGCCCCAGACATATAGTTTTCCAGACCATCGGGATAAATACCCGGTCCGTTTCCCTCGGTGGCGACCACCGAAGGTGCTGCGAGCAGAAAAGCCACGCCTGGCAAAATCCTTTTCATCCTCTTTATCATTTTGCTATCCATTAATACTGTTTAACTGAAGGAAATGCGGATCAATACCGATGCATACTGGTGATAACTGGACAAACTCATCAAAATCCTGGATTCTTGTCCGCTATCCCTCACGCCAGTTTTGGTAAAATATTCAGTACATTACCAAACCAACAGAAGATCACGACAATGCCAAAAAGAATAACTACGGCAGGGATAATCCGGCCTCCCCATACAGTAAATATTTGATTAGGGAATTTTTTCCTTGATTTCAAGGCCAGCACCGCCGGAATAATAACAGCCCAGATCGTTGCACATAATCCTGCCCCACCGATCCCATAGATAAAGCCGTTAGGGAATAACAGATAAAGCAACGTTGGCGGCAAAAATGTCAGCATTACTGTTTTAAATCGTCCAAAGTGGGAATTGTCGAACTTGAACAGGTCAGCAAGAAAGTCAAATAATCCTAATGTAACGCCAAAGAAAGAGCTGGCAACGGCCAAATTAGAGAATACGAGCAAACAAAATTCAATTAAGCCACTCTGATTGGTTCCCAAAAATGAACCCACCAAAGCATCAACATTACCACCAGAAGCAATAATGCCTTTGAAACTCTCACGAGGGATGTTACCCATCGTGCAGTATAGCCAGAACAAATAGATAACCAGTGCCAGAAAAGAACCCAGTACAACACTTTTAATCAGTTTATCTTTTTTCTTTCCGTAGCAGATGATCAAGCTGGGAATATTACCATGAAAGCCGAAGGAAGCCAGACACACAGGGATAGCCATAAAGATATAAGGAAAAAACGAACGACTATCTTCGTTTACTTCGCTCATACCACTTAAAATTGAGTAATCGACCTGGAAGAAAAGCGAACCAAAAACAATCACAAAAGCAAGAATTTTTATCCCAAGGAATAATGATGTTATTCGACTAGCTGCCAATGAACTAAACCATAATACAGCAGCTACAAACAGCGCGGTACAAACACCTATGATCCTTGGATTAACATGGCTATCCGAATGCATAGATATCGTTTCACTTATAATAGCACCGTTTGCTGAAATATAGGCATAAGTCAATATATATAAAACAAAGGCGACTGTTGCTCCGCTGATCACATTCCATTTATTACCAATCAAATCTTTTGTAATGGTGTTAAAGCTAGAACCGACAGGATAATTTAGGTTTGCCTCCAAAAGTAGCAAGCCTGAATGCAACATTGAAAACCACGATATAATTAGTATAAATGCGCCCCAAAAAAACCAGGCACCGGCAAGATCAACAGG
The Citrobacter arsenatis DNA segment above includes these coding regions:
- the ompC gene encoding porin OmpC, which encodes MKRKVLALLLPALLAAGAANAAEIYNKNGNKLDLYGKVDGLRYFSDDAGSDGDMTYARLGFKGETQINDMLTGYGQWEYNIQANGTEGDKGDSWTRLAFAGLGFGENGTFDYGRNYGVVYDVEAWTDMLPEFGGDTYTQTDVYMTGRANGVATYRNKGFFGQVDGLNFALQYQGNNEGEGKWSGQEGSGNSESRKLAKENGDGFGMSTSYDFDFGLSLGAAYSASDRTDDQVARGYQDGMNKRNNYAGGETAEAWTVGAKYDAYNVYLAAMYSETRNMTYYGGGNGEGNGGIANKTQNFEAVAQYQFDFGLRPSIAYLQSKGSDLGGQEVSRGNWRYVDKDLVKYVDVGMTYYFNKNMSTYVDYKINLLDEDDSFYESNGIATDDIVAVGLVYQF
- the tnaB gene encoding low affinity tryptophan permease TnaB is translated as MEENSSSKHSSFWGIMVIAGTVIGGGMFALPVDLAGAWFFWGAFILIISWFSMLHSGLLLLEANLNYPVGSSFNTITKDLIGNKWNVISGATVAFVLYILTYAYISANGAIISETISMHSDSHVNPRIIGVCTALFVAAVLWFSSLAASRITSLFLGIKILAFVIVFGSLFFQVDYSILSGMSEVNEDSRSFFPYIFMAIPVCLASFGFHGNIPSLIICYGKKKDKLIKSVVLGSFLALVIYLFWLYCTMGNIPRESFKGIIASGGNVDALVGSFLGTNQSGLIEFCLLVFSNLAVASSFFGVTLGLFDFLADLFKFDNSHFGRFKTVMLTFLPPTLLYLLFPNGFIYGIGGAGLCATIWAVIIPAVLALKSRKKFPNQIFTVWGGRIIPAVVILFGIVVIFCWFGNVLNILPKLA
- a CDS encoding SphA family protein, translating into MKRILPGVAFLLAAPSVVATEGNGPGIYPDGLENYMSGALPAEGLHVLLYGGNARYDHVRDNKGHDISGPGFSMNVNILAPRIIWVTEQHLLGGQLAFHSILPLLDVTAKSYGRKYTSQGLGDITLGSALGFHPSRDLHFVLGVDVFAPTGDYDQYDPSSLGRNYWAVQPVWAISYIPQKGVNADIKMMYDFNFRNEETNTRSGQAFHADYAVGWAVGNGWVVGIGGYAFMQTTNDDGPNSASAKAQAFSIGPSVRYANDRGWLLTLKWQKERDVRNRPEGSQLYLKATIPL